In Camelus ferus isolate YT-003-E chromosome 10, BCGSAC_Cfer_1.0, whole genome shotgun sequence, the following proteins share a genomic window:
- the LOC102503835 gene encoding olfactory receptor 51A7, translated as MSIFNTSEVEISTFFLTGIPGMEHAHIWVSIPMCLMYLIAILGNCTILFFIETETSLHEPMYYFLSMLAFSDLGLSISSLPTMLRIFLFNVTRIFPGACFAQEFFIHGFSTMESSVLLIMSIDRFIAIYNPLRYTSILTSARVMKVDLAFAVKSILLVFPFPFILKRLKFCKKSLLCHSYCLHQDVMKLACSDNRVNIIYGLLVALMAMLDLVCISVSYVLILKIVLSIASHKGCLKVLNTCISHICAVLIFYVPIVTLAIIHHFAKSVSPLIRVVIADTFLLVPPLMNPVVYSVKSQQIRSLILTKLCGKPG; from the coding sequence ATGTCCATCTTTAACACCTCTGAAGTGGAAATCTCTACCTTCTTCCTGACTGGGATCCCAGGCATGGAGCATGCTCACATTTGGGTCTCTATCCCAATGTGCCTCATGTACCTCATTGCCATCTTGGGGAACTGCACCATCCTctttttcatagaaacagagacctCTCTGCATGAGCCTATGTACTATTTCCTCTCCATGCTGGCCTTTTCTGATCTGGGACTGTCCATCTCCTCCCTTCCAACCATGCTGAGAATCTTCTTGTTCAACGTCACTAGAATTTTCCCTGGTGCTTGCTTTGCTCAGGAGTTTTTCATTCATGGATTCTCAACTATGGAGTCATCAGTTCTTCTCATCATGTCCATCGATCGCTTTATAGCTATCTACAACCCTCTGCGATACACCTCCATTCTGACCAGTGCCAGAGTCATGAAAGTTGACCTTGCATTTGCTGTGAAAAGTATCCTATTggtctttcctttcccctttattCTAAAGAGGCTAAAATTCTGTAAGAAAAGCCTTCTATGCCACTCCTACTGCCTCCATCAGGATGTCATGAAGCTGGCCTGCTCTGATAACAGGGTCAATATCATCTATGGATTACTTGTGGCTCTAATGGCTATGTTAGACTTGGTGTGTATTTCTGTGTCTTATGTCCTGATCCTGAAAATTGTTCTGAGCATTGCCTCACACAAGGGCTGTCTCAAAGTCCTCAACACTTGCATCTCCCACATCTGTGCTGTGCTCATCTTCTATGTGCCTATTGTCACCTTGGCTATTATTCACCACTTTGCCAAAAGTGTTTCCCCACTTATTAGGGTCGTCATAGCTGATACTTTCCTTCTGGTTCCCCCTCTAATGAATCCCGTTGTGTACTCGG